From Vigna unguiculata cultivar IT97K-499-35 chromosome 5, ASM411807v1, whole genome shotgun sequence, the proteins below share one genomic window:
- the LOC114183375 gene encoding alpha/beta hydrolase domain-containing protein 17C-like, whose product MGAVTSSMAAKFAFFPPNPPSYGVGVDGVTGKLKMTGVATRENVDVLKLCTRRGNTIVAIYIANPSASSTLLYSHGNAADLGQMYELFSELSHHLRVNLLCYDYSGYGQSSGKPSEQNTYADIEAAYKCLVEMYGAKEEDIILYGQSVGSGPTTDLATRLPNLRAVILHSPILSGLRVMYPVKRTYWFDIYKNIDKIPLVSCPVLVIHGTADDVVDCSHGKQLWEHCKQKYEPLWIKGGNHCNLELYPEYIKHLRKFIVVIERPPYKKTGSEPVPDQLDRPRSSTDFREKPRLSMDLRETLRRSFDFKEKPRISTDHKEKSRADKKDKSRKSIDRSDKACNGAEIPEKARNSIDRFGEMVRSVGLCHIDCFRPKATHA is encoded by the exons ATGGGGGCGGTCACGTCGTCGATGGCGGCGAAGTTCGCGTTCTTCCCCCCTAATCCGCCGTCCTACGGTGTCGGGGTGGATGGCGTGACGGGGAAGCTGAAGATGACGGGGGTGGCCACCAGGGAAAACGTCGACGTTTTGAAGCTATGCACCAGACGAGGGAACACCATCGTTGCCATCTACATTGCAAACCCTTCCGCCTCCTCTACCCTGCTCTATTCCCACGGCAACGCCGCCGATCTGGGTCAGATGTACGAGTTGTTCTCCGAGCTGAGTCACCACCTCCGAGTCAACCTCCTATG ttatGACTATTCTGGGTACGGTCAGTCTTCTGGTAAG CCTAGTGAGCAGAACACGTATGCAGATATAGAAGCTGCATATAAATGCCTGGTAGAAATGTATGGGGCGAAAGAGGAAGATATTATTCTGTATGGCCAATCTGTCGGCAGTGGACCCACCACAGATTTGGCTACTCGTTTACCAAACCTTAGGGCTGTCATTCTACACAGTCCAATCTTATCTGGTCTCCGAGTCATGTATCCTGTGAAGCGGACATACTGGTTTGACATTTATAAG AACATTGATAAAATTCCTTTGGTCAGTTGTCCAGTTCTGGTAATTCAT GGAACAGCAGATGATGTAGTTGATTGCTCCCACGGGAAGCAACTTTGGGAACATTGCAAACAAAAGTACGAACCCCTGTGGATTAAAGGAGGAAATCATTGTAACCTGGAGCTTTACCCTGAATATATAAAGCACCTGAGGAAATTTATTGTGGTTATTGAGAGGCCACCGTATAAAAAAACTGGTTCTGAACCAGTTCCTGATCAACTGGACAGACCTAGGAGTAGCACAGATTTTAGAGAGAAACCTAGACTCAGCATGGATCTAAGGGAGACTTTGAGACGAAGTTTTGACTTCAAAGAAAAGCCAAGGATAAGCACAGACCATAAAGAAAAGTCAAGAGCTGACAAGAAAGATAAATCAAGAAAGAGTATAGATCGCTCTGATAAAGCATGTAACGGAGCAGAAATTCCTGAGAAAGCAAGAAATAGTATTGACCG TTTTGGTGAAATGGTGAGATCAGTTGGTTTGTGCCATATTGATTGTTTCAGGCCCAAGGCAACTCATGCATAA